The genomic DNA GACTTCGCCGGTACCGCGATTGAGCACGTAGGCGCCGAGGCAGCGATCACCGTCCAGGCCCAGGCGTTTTTCGGTGATCAGGTCGACCGCGACGCGTTGTTCCAGCAATTCGATGTTCGGCCGTAGTCGCGCTTGGGCGAGCAGGGTCTTGAAGATTGCCGCACCTGTGGCGTCGGCCGCGTGGATGATGCGCCGATGGCTGTGGCCGCCTTCGCGGGTCAGGTGGAACTCGAAACCACCGTCTTCGGTGCCCGATTGTTCGTCACGGGTAAACGGCACGCCCTGGTCGATCAGCCACTGGATGGCTTCCTTGCTGTGTTCGACGGTGAAGCGCACCGCTTGCGGATTGCAAAGGCCTCCGCCGGCGTTGAGTGTATCGTCGACGTGGGATTCAATGGTGTCGGTATCGTCCAGCACAGCGGCGACGCCGCCCTGGGCCCAGAAGGTCGAGCCGTTGGCCAGGTCGCCCTTGCTCAGTACTGCGATGCGCAAATGCGCAGGCAAGGTTAGCGCCAGGCTCAATCCGGCGGCTCCGCTGCCGATTACCAGAACATCGTGTTGAAACTGTTGGCTCATTCGAATGGTTTCCGCTCAAGGCGACCCGGGTCGGGGTTGGCGCCAGACACCGCTTCAACGGGTCGGGCAGCCACGCAGCCCACTAGTATATAGAGGGGGGGATCGGCACAATAGCCGGGCATTCATGGCAATGTGAAACCAGCGTGACAGAAAAGCGACACACTTCGTCGGATCGCCGGTTTGGCTTTGAGTCGACAAAGACGGCCGTTTCGAGGACAGAGCGCTGTTTATCACGTCATGGTTGCCCATTATTCTATCTACAGCGCTATAAATAGCGGGAACTTTTGCCAAGCGCCTACGTTCAATAGACGGTTGTCTGCAAAAGGGAGCAGCGTCGGGTTGGTGCAAGATTTCGATTGAAATCTCTGCCGACAGACCCGATGACAGATTATTCGCGCAGCCGGGGAATCTCCTGCTGCGTTTTTCGTGCGTGCCGAGATCAGAGCACGCCGGAAACTTGCTTGGAAGGGGGAGAACTTTTGCGAAAAGCCCGAGTCTATGTTTGCAAGCCCGGTCATTTAGTAATGCAAGCCTCCTTCGAGCTTATCGAGGAGTGTTCATGCTAACCCAGGAAGAGGATCAGCAGCTGGTCGAGCGCGTCCAACGCGGCGACAAGCGAGCTTTCGATCTGCTAGTGCTGAAATACCAGCACAAAATTCTCGGGTTGATCGTGCGTTTCGTGCACGACACCCATGAAGCGCAGGATGTCGCTCAGGAAGCCTTCATCAAGGCCTACCGCGCACTTGGTAATTTCCGCGGGGACAGCGCGTTTTATACGTGGCTTTACCGCATCGCCATTAACACGGCGAAAAACTATCTGGTTTCACGCGGCCGCCGGCCGCCGGATAGCGATGTAAGTTCTGAAGATGCCGAGTTCTACGATGGCGATCATGGCCTCAAGGATCTCGAATCACCGGAACGTGCGTTGCTGCGGGATGAGATCGAAGGCACCGTCCATCGAACCATCCAGCAACTGCCTGAAGATTTGCGTACGGCTTTAACTTTACGTGAGTTCGACGGTCTGAGTTACGAAGACATTGCGAGCGTCATGCAATGTCCTGTGGGCACCGTGCGCTCCCGGATTTTCCGCGCTCGGGAGGCCATCGATAAAGCCCTGCAGCCTTTGTTGCAGGAAAACTAGAGACAGCGGCGACAGCCAAGAGAGGAACGCCATGAGTCGTGAAGCCCTGCAGGAATCGCTGTCCGCAGTTATGGACAACGAAGCGGACGAACTTGAATTGCGTCGGGTATTGAATGCCTTCGACGATGTTGAAACACGTGAGACCTGGGCTCGTTACCAGATCGCCCGGGCTGTCATGCACAAGGACTTGCTGCTTCCACGCCTGGACATCGCCGCGGCCGTTTCTGCTGCATTGGCTGACGAAGCCGTACCGGCTAAAGCTTCACGCGGACCATGGCGCAGCCTGGGCCGTCTGGCGGTAGCCGCGTCGGTCACCGTTGCCGTACTGGCCGGTGTACGCCTGTATAACCAGGATGAGATTGCCGGCGTGCAAATGGCGCAGCAGTCCAACCAGCCTGGCTTGGTTGCTCCACAGGTCAAGGGCCCAGCGGTATTGGCCGGTTACAGCGAAGGTTCGGAAGCCGCAGGCCCGATGGTCAACGGTGTTCTGCAAGGCCAGCCTGGCTGGCATGATCAGCGTCTGCCCAACTACCTGCGTCAGCATGCCCAGCAAGCTGCCCTGAAAGGTACCGAAAGCGCGCTGCCTTACGCCCGTGCCGCCAGCCTGGAAAACCGTTAATAAGGAAAGCCATTGCGCGCCATACCTCTATTCACGCTTCTGCTTGGTGGCTGGTGTGCGATGCCAGCCCATGCCGATGAGGCTCAGGACTGGTTGAACCGCCTGAGTCAAGCCGAGCAACAGCAGAGCTTCCAGGGCACTTTCGTTTACGAGCGCAACGGTAGCTTTTCTACCCATAACATCTGGCATCGCGTCCAGGATGGCAAGGTCCGCGAGCGGTTACTCCAGCTCGACGGCTCGGCACAGGAAGTCCTGCGCATTGATGGGCATACTCAATGCGTCAGCGGCTCCTTGATCGCGGGGCTGGGCAATACGCCGGACAGCACTTCACGTGCGCTCGATCCGCAAAAACTCAAGAATTGGTATGACCTTGCCGTCATTGGCAAGTCGCGTGTGGCTGGGCGTCAAGCGGTCATCGTGGCATTGACGCCCAAGGATCAGCATCGCTATGGCTTTGAACTGCACCTGGACAAAGAGACCGGCCTGCCGCTCAAGTCCTTGTTGCTCAATGACAAGGGCCAATTGCTCGAACGCTTCCAGTTCACTCGCTTGAACGTCACCGCTCCCACGGATAGTGACCTTCAGGCCAGTGCCGAATGCAAGGCTGTCGCGCAGGATCCCGGAAAGGCCGTCGCGGCGAAAACCGCCTGGCACTCGGACTGGTTGCCACCCGGCTTTGAACTGACCAGCAGTGCCGCGCGCAAGGACCCAGACACCCATGTCCAGGTCAACAGCTTGATGTATGACGATGGTCTGGCGCGCTTCTCGGTGTTCCTGGAGCCGTTGAACGGTGCCAACGCCGCCGATACCCGTACTCAGCTTGGCCCAACGGCTGCCGTCTCCCGCAGGCTCACGACGCCCCAGGGCGAAATGATGGTCACGGTGGTCGGTGAGATTCCTATCGGTACGGCGGAACGGATCGCGCTTTCCATGCGCTCCGACGTCACCGCGACTCAATAGTCGGCTGACAGCACGGGTGGTTCGATTGCGCGAGAGGCTGATGACGCCAGGGCTTGATCGAAATGCCGAAACTTCCTGTCAGCATTTTCATTTGCAAAAAACCAGCTTTTTTTCTATAGGTCAGAGCCGCTCGGCCCTGGCCTTGTCTGTTCCCGGAACAAAAATACCGGCGTATCTTTCCCCTGGTATTCCTTGCTCCATATCGCTTAACCATGCTCGTCGTAACGGGAGCCGTATGTCGATACCACGCTTGAAAACCTATCTCTCCATTTTTGCCACCGTGCTTGTGCTCGGCCAGGCCGTTCCTGCTCTGGCGGTCGAATTGCCTGATTTCACGCAACTGGTCGAGCAGGCTTCACCCGCCGTGGTGAACATCAGCACGACCCAGAAGCTGCCGGATCGCCGTGTATCAGACCAGCAGATGCCGGATCTGGAAGGCCTGCCGCCGATGCTGCGGGAGTTCTTCGAGCGTGGCATGCCACAACAGCCTCGTTCGCCCGGCGGTGGCCGCCAGCGCGAAGCGCAATCCTTGGGGTCGGGCTTCATCATTTCGCCTGATGGCTACATCCTGACCAACAACCATGTGATCGCCGATGCCGACGAAATCCTGGTACGCCTGGCCGACCGCAGCGAGCTCAAGGCCAAGCTGGTCGGCACCGACCCACGTTCCGACGTGGCGCTGTTGAAAATCGAGGGCAAGGACCTGCCGGTGCTCAAGCTGGGCAAATCCCAGGACCTGAAGGCCGGCCAATGGGTCGTGGCCATCGGTTCGCCGTTCGGCTTCGACCATACCGTGACCCAGGGCATCGTCAGCGCCATCGGTCGCAGCCTGCCGAACGAAAACTACGTGCCGTTCATCCAGACCGACGTGCCGATCAACCCGGGTAACTCCGGTGGCCCGCTGTTCAACCTCGACGGTGAAGTGGTGGGCATCAACTCCCAGATCTATACCCGTTCGGGCGGCTTCATGGGCGTGTCCTTCGCGATTCCGATCGACGTTGCCATGGACGTGTCCAACCAACTGAAAAGCGAAGGCAAGGTCAGCCGTGGCTGGTTGGGCGTAGTGATCCAGGAAGTGAACAAGGACCTGGCCGAGTCGTTCGGGCTGGAGAAACCCGCCGGTGCGCTGGTGGCACAGATCCAGGAAGGTGGCCCGGCTGCCAAGGGCGGCCTGCAAGTGGGTGACGTGATTCTGAGCATGAATGGCCAGCCGATTGTCATGTCCGCCGACCTGCCGCACCTGGTGGGTGCCCTCAAGGCTGGTGCGAAGGCCAATCTGGAAGTGATCCGCGAAGGCAAGCGCAAGAACGTCGAGCTGACTGTCGGCGCCATTCCTGAAGAGGGCAAGGAGCTGGATTCGCTGCCCAAGTCCGGTGTCGAGCGCAGCAGTAACCGTCTGGGCGTGGCCGTGGCCGAACTGACCGAAGAGCAGAAGCGTACCCTGGAGCTCCAGGGCGGTGTGGTGATCAAGGAAGTGCAGGACGGTCCTGCCGCGCTGATCGGTCTCCAGCCGGGCGACATCATCACGCACCTGAACAACCAGGCTATCGGTTCGGCCAAGGAGTTCACCGACATTGCCAAGGCATTGCCGAAGAATCGTTCGGTGTCGATGCGGGTCCTGCGTCAGGGGCGTGCGAGCTTCATCACCTTCAAGCTGGCCGAATGATCGGTTAGCCGCTGAAAAAACCGCCTCGAAAGAGGCGGTTTTTTTATGCCTGGCGAATGCTCAGCCCATCATGTCCTTGACCATGCGTTCCTGCTCCATGAGCTCCCGTTGGCGGGCATCGATGCGCGACGACAGGGGGAAGTTGGTGCCGGCGCGCCGTTTGGCGAAGTCCAGTTGCTGAATGGCCTGACGGTAGTCGCCCACCAGGGCGAAGTACTCGGCACGGGCTTGGTGCAGGCCAATGATATTGCCTGACAGGCCACGGGTCTCGGCCACCATGTACCAGACGTCCGGGTCGTCCGGGCGCGACTTGAGCAAAGTTTCCAGGGCCTTCTCGGCATCGGCGGGGCGGTTCTGCTTGAGCAGCAGGTCGACGCGTACCTGGTTGAGCGGATAGTTGCCCGGGTACTGGCTCAGCATCCGGTCGACGCGCGATTGCGCGTCGGCCAGTTTGTTGCTGGTGATGTCCAGGTCCACCTGGGCCAGGTTGTAGATGATTTCGTTGGGAGATTTGGCCAGCAACGGCTTGAGGTTCTCCCGTGCTTCATTCAACTGACCGCCCTTGATCTGTGCGATCGCCAGGCCTATAGCGGGCCACGTCGTTCTTCGGGTTCTCATCCAGCTGTGCCCGGAAGCGCTTGGCGCCCAGGCCCGGGGTTTCTTCGTAGGTCAACTGGACCCGCGCGCGAATCAGTTGATAGCGCACGCTGTCCTCGATGCCGCCCGGCTTGGCCTGTTCGGCGCGGTTGCGGGTGTCGGCGATCCGGGATTCGGTCACCGGGTGCGTCAGCAGAAATTCCGGGGGCTTGGCGTCGAATCGATACTGGCGCATCAGGCGCTCGAACATGGTTGGCATGGACCGTGGGTCGTAGCCGGCCTTTTCCAGGTTCTGAATGCCGATGCGGTCGGCTTCCTGTTCATTCTGGCGCGAGAAGCGCCGTTGCTCCTGGATGGCGGCGGCCTGGGTCCCGGCGATGGCCGCGATCCCGGCGTCACCGCCACCGGCGGCGGCAATCACGATGCCAGCCAGTAGCGCGGCCATCATCGGCACTTGCATGCGCTGCTGGGCCTCGACGCCGCGGGCGAAGTGGCGTTGTGACAAGTGCGCCAGTTCGTGGGCCATGACCGAGGCATATTCGCCTTCGGTCTGAGCGTTGAGGAACAGGCCGCCGTTGACCCCGACAATGCCGCCCGGTGCGGCGAAGGCGTTGAGTTGCGGGCTATTGATCAGGATGAATTCCAGACGCCGGTCATTGACCTGGCTGGTCTCCACCAACTTGTAGACACTGGTCTCGACGTAGTCTTTGAGCTGTGGATCGTTGAGCTGTGAAACCTGGCTGCGCAGCAGGGCCAGCCAGGCGCGACCCAGTTGGTGCTCCTGTTCTGGCGAGACGATGGCAGAACTGGCATCGCCAAGTGACGGCAAGTCGTCGGCGAAGCCCGGTGAGGCAAGCAGGCAAGCGAGCGTCAGCAGGGTGGGGCGCAGAAATGTCATGCACGAGGCCTTAGTTGACAAAGACCCTACTGTAGCCGGACACCGGGCCCGGGACCAGATATTCTAGGCCGCTCAACGACCTGCCGCGGAGCGAACCCATGACTGATGCTGTAGCCCACGATGCCGAACTGGACGCCAGCGGCCTGAACTGTCCGTTGCCGTTGCTCAAGGCCAAGCTGGAACTCAACCGCCTGGCCAGCGGCAGTGTGCTCAAGGTGATCGCCACGGATGCGGGCTCGCAACGGGACTTTCGCACCTTCGCCCGATTGGCCGGTCATACGCTGCTGCGTGAAGAAGACGAAAACGGCGTCTACCGTTACTGGCTGAAAAAGGCCTGAAAAAACCGACAGCGTCTCTTAAGGATTTTTAATGTTCAAAGTGTTACGCGACTGGATTCAGCGCTACTTCTCCGATGAAGAGGCGGTTGTCCTGGCAGTGCTGCTGTTCCTGGCCTTTACCGCCGTGCTTACCTTGGGCGGCATGCTGGCGCCGGTGCTGGCGGGAATGGTGCTGGCGTACCTGATGCAGGGGCTGGTCACGACGCTGGAGCGTCTGCGGCTGCCCGGCACCGCGGCAGTGGGGCTGGTGTTCGCCCTGTTCATGGGGGTGCTGGTGGTGTTCATCGTGGTGATTGTGCCGCTGCTCTGGCACCAGTTGGTGACCTTGTTCAACGAATTGCCAGGGATGCTCGCCAAATGGCAGTCCCTGCTATTGCTGCTGCCTGAGCGTTATCCGCACTTGGTCTCCGATGAGCAGGTGTTGCAGACCATCGAAGTGGTGCGCGGCGAGATTGGCAAGTTCGGCCAATGGGCGCTGACGTTTTCGCTGTCCAGCCTGCCGCTGCTGGTCAACATCATGATCTACCTGGTGCTGGTGCCGATCCTGGTGTTCTTCTTCCTCAAGGATCGGGAAATGATCGGACGTTGGGTGCGTGGCTACCTGCCGCGTGAGCGGGCGCTGATCACCCGGGTGGCCCAGGAGATGAATCGGCAGATCGCCAATTACATTCGCGGAAAAGTCATCGAGATTTTCATCTGCGGCGCCGTGACCTATATCGGTTTCGTGACCATGGGGCTCAATTACGCGGCCCTGCTGGCGCTGCTGGTTGGCATTTCGGTGGTGGTGCCTTACGTCGGCACCGTGGTGGTGACCGTGCCGGTGGCCTTGATTGCGCTGTTCCAGTGGGGCTGGAGCGATCAGTTCATCTACCTGATGGCGGTCTACGGAATCATCCAGACCCTGGACGGCAATGTGCTGGTGCCGCTGCTGTTCTCCGAGGCGGTGAACCTGCACCCGGTGGCGATCATCTGCGCGGTGCTGCTGTTTGGCGGGTTGTGGGGATTCTGGGGCGTGTTCTTCGCGATTCCCCTGGCGACGCTGTTCAAGGCCGTGCTGGATGCGTGGCCGAGCAAGGAGCCGGTTGTAGCGCCGTTGTTGTAGCGTGAGTAATGGGGTGAGGCTTATGGCCCCATCGCGAGCAAGCTCGGCTCCCACAGGGGATTTATTAACGCCGCAAATCCAGTGTGGGAGCCGAGCTTGCTCGCGATAGCGCCAGTACAGGCCGCGAAAATTTCAGCCCTTGTTCAGCGCCTGAGCCGCCGCCAACACCGCATCCACATGCCCCGGCACCTTCACGCCACGCCATTCCTGGCGCAGCACACCGTCCTTGTCGATCAGGAACGTGCTGCGATCAACGCCCAGGTATTCCTTGCCATAGAGCTTCTTCAGCTTG from Pseudomonas beijingensis includes the following:
- the rpoE gene encoding RNA polymerase sigma factor RpoE, producing the protein MLTQEEDQQLVERVQRGDKRAFDLLVLKYQHKILGLIVRFVHDTHEAQDVAQEAFIKAYRALGNFRGDSAFYTWLYRIAINTAKNYLVSRGRRPPDSDVSSEDAEFYDGDHGLKDLESPERALLRDEIEGTVHRTIQQLPEDLRTALTLREFDGLSYEDIASVMQCPVGTVRSRIFRAREAIDKALQPLLQEN
- a CDS encoding sigma-E factor negative regulatory protein: MSREALQESLSAVMDNEADELELRRVLNAFDDVETRETWARYQIARAVMHKDLLLPRLDIAAAVSAALADEAVPAKASRGPWRSLGRLAVAASVTVAVLAGVRLYNQDEIAGVQMAQQSNQPGLVAPQVKGPAVLAGYSEGSEAAGPMVNGVLQGQPGWHDQRLPNYLRQHAQQAALKGTESALPYARAASLENR
- a CDS encoding MucB/RseB C-terminal domain-containing protein; this translates as MRAIPLFTLLLGGWCAMPAHADEAQDWLNRLSQAEQQQSFQGTFVYERNGSFSTHNIWHRVQDGKVRERLLQLDGSAQEVLRIDGHTQCVSGSLIAGLGNTPDSTSRALDPQKLKNWYDLAVIGKSRVAGRQAVIVALTPKDQHRYGFELHLDKETGLPLKSLLLNDKGQLLERFQFTRLNVTAPTDSDLQASAECKAVAQDPGKAVAAKTAWHSDWLPPGFELTSSAARKDPDTHVQVNSLMYDDGLARFSVFLEPLNGANAADTRTQLGPTAAVSRRLTTPQGEMMVTVVGEIPIGTAERIALSMRSDVTATQ
- a CDS encoding DegQ family serine endoprotease — translated: MSIPRLKTYLSIFATVLVLGQAVPALAVELPDFTQLVEQASPAVVNISTTQKLPDRRVSDQQMPDLEGLPPMLREFFERGMPQQPRSPGGGRQREAQSLGSGFIISPDGYILTNNHVIADADEILVRLADRSELKAKLVGTDPRSDVALLKIEGKDLPVLKLGKSQDLKAGQWVVAIGSPFGFDHTVTQGIVSAIGRSLPNENYVPFIQTDVPINPGNSGGPLFNLDGEVVGINSQIYTRSGGFMGVSFAIPIDVAMDVSNQLKSEGKVSRGWLGVVIQEVNKDLAESFGLEKPAGALVAQIQEGGPAAKGGLQVGDVILSMNGQPIVMSADLPHLVGALKAGAKANLEVIREGKRKNVELTVGAIPEEGKELDSLPKSGVERSSNRLGVAVAELTEEQKRTLELQGGVVIKEVQDGPAALIGLQPGDIITHLNNQAIGSAKEFTDIAKALPKNRSVSMRVLRQGRASFITFKLAE
- a CDS encoding sulfurtransferase TusA family protein — its product is MTDAVAHDAELDASGLNCPLPLLKAKLELNRLASGSVLKVIATDAGSQRDFRTFARLAGHTLLREEDENGVYRYWLKKA
- a CDS encoding AI-2E family transporter translates to MFKVLRDWIQRYFSDEEAVVLAVLLFLAFTAVLTLGGMLAPVLAGMVLAYLMQGLVTTLERLRLPGTAAVGLVFALFMGVLVVFIVVIVPLLWHQLVTLFNELPGMLAKWQSLLLLLPERYPHLVSDEQVLQTIEVVRGEIGKFGQWALTFSLSSLPLLVNIMIYLVLVPILVFFFLKDREMIGRWVRGYLPRERALITRVAQEMNRQIANYIRGKVIEIFICGAVTYIGFVTMGLNYAALLALLVGISVVVPYVGTVVVTVPVALIALFQWGWSDQFIYLMAVYGIIQTLDGNVLVPLLFSEAVNLHPVAIICAVLLFGGLWGFWGVFFAIPLATLFKAVLDAWPSKEPVVAPLL